One window from the genome of Cyclobacterium amurskyense encodes:
- a CDS encoding FecR family protein, whose translation MNDFNAIDDFIDDFSFRKWVLRNDAESGLSWNKWLTENPEKLEVFNEAKAVLLELDLPGNDWTAEKERVLHQKIQQRINKQTIPLHPKQKKSNDYAIHRYGAKAAVITFLLIVSVVGFLQLKNSTEKEIDHRAMLQEGAKWITKSNPKGQKSKIHLPDGSTVILNAESQIRFKNDFGKADRDIFLNGESFFEVAKDSLLPFRVFSGDLVTTALGTSFNIISYDKDRVNVQLATGQVKVFKEESESESLLLQPGEEVIMEGHGTMRKRNFDRQTAFLWKDGTLKFTDVSFSEFKITLERWYGVEIGFKGTPSSTIAISGEFKDKYLSNVLESLGFAYGFDFEIAQKKVTITFK comes from the coding sequence ATGAACGATTTCAACGCCATAGATGATTTTATTGATGATTTCTCCTTCCGGAAGTGGGTGTTGAGAAATGATGCAGAAAGTGGCTTGTCATGGAACAAGTGGCTAACGGAAAATCCAGAAAAGCTTGAAGTTTTCAATGAGGCCAAAGCTGTTCTTTTGGAACTAGATCTCCCAGGAAATGACTGGACTGCAGAAAAGGAGCGGGTTTTGCACCAAAAAATACAACAAAGGATCAATAAACAGACCATTCCGCTACACCCAAAACAAAAAAAATCAAATGATTATGCTATTCATCGATATGGTGCAAAAGCCGCTGTCATTACTTTTTTGTTAATAGTGTCTGTTGTAGGTTTTTTACAATTAAAAAACTCCACGGAAAAAGAGATAGACCACAGAGCCATGCTTCAGGAAGGAGCCAAATGGATCACTAAATCAAATCCCAAAGGTCAAAAATCCAAAATACATTTACCGGATGGGTCCACTGTAATTTTGAATGCTGAAAGTCAAATTCGCTTCAAAAACGATTTCGGAAAAGCTGACAGAGACATTTTTTTAAATGGCGAATCGTTTTTTGAGGTGGCTAAAGATAGTTTATTGCCCTTCAGGGTATTTAGCGGTGACCTCGTTACCACTGCTTTGGGAACTTCCTTCAATATTATTTCCTATGACAAGGACAGGGTAAATGTACAATTGGCTACCGGTCAGGTGAAAGTTTTCAAAGAAGAATCGGAAAGTGAATCGTTGCTACTCCAGCCTGGGGAAGAGGTAATCATGGAGGGGCATGGTACAATGAGAAAAAGGAACTTCGATAGACAAACTGCATTCCTGTGGAAGGATGGCACCCTAAAATTTACAGATGTTTCATTTTCGGAGTTTAAGATTACACTCGAGCGCTGGTATGGAGTGGAAATAGGATTCAAAGGCACGCCATCTTCCACAATAGCCATTTCAGGCGAATTTAAAGACAAATATTTAAGCAATGTTTTAGAAAGCTTAGGTTTTGCCTATGGCTTCGACTTCGAGATAGCACAGAAAAAAGTAACCATTACATTCAAATGA
- a CDS encoding SusC/RagA family TonB-linked outer membrane protein translates to MKKTLHALCMIGKYYLYGIALQLLFINLLYAAPINAQGSLDMKEVYLSISLKEASFPEVFSEIKSKTDFSFIYDKKVFNKTRAVNIKADGQSLESILVDLAKAHGLRFKQVDDKISVRLAEAKEPSPVIMVDVTVSGTVVDSNGQPIPGVTVSVPGTSIGTATDLDGKYSISVPEGTTLVFSFIGFESQSKAVGDQSIINITLTEDMSSLDEVVVIGYGTQKQREVTGSIAILEAGQLEDQPVGQFAQKLHGRIPGVQINQASGTPGGGMAIRIRGASSINAGNDPLYVVDGFPIVGDINNINPNEIETFSVLKGASAASLYGSRAANGVVLITTKRAKKGETTIQFSASYGINQIPQQGRSEFMDAKEFLQFQKEIYEDKIKYEGYTGGIPELYQNPEQYNGISTDWSDVILRDGSVASYNLNIASGKDNFSTSTTAGYFKEEGAVLNTDFERFSLRSNNEYQFNENFRIGVNLAPTFQRSQNFNTDGHSGSAIVMAASSTPPIFSPFDTNEDGTLVDSYSGPGIFTQPNWYRNLMESTNRIKSTRLLTNAFAELNFMENFTFKSSISLDILGSNRRLFQPSTYGVSGNAPTNRARAEYATEFYYSWLTENTLNYNRTIDVDHNIDALVGYSAQKFSQENTILTGIDFPDDDVQWIDAAAIKNGSSNLGEWSLLSLFSRVNYNYKGKYLLSASIRRDGSSRFGGENQWGSFPAASAGWIISDEPFLSNSTTFSYLKLRAEYGYAGNFNIGNYRQFGNISSTNYVIGNSIAQGRSPVSIGNSLLTWETTRGMDIGLDISFLGDRIYTTFDYYNKTTDNMLYQVDIPYAAGFPNIQSNIGEINIWGYEFSIGHKLLTENFKWNTDFNISFNRNKVIQLGTNNTPIGGIGEQGFSSYWKTEVGRQMPLFYGYVFDGIYMTQEEFDSSAKHITSAVGTTKMKDLNDDGIINSEDKTFLGNPNPKFTFGFNNSFNYKNFDLNIVMSGAYGGEIFAFRGWNTLLDGNFNVITEVKDRWRSEENPGAGFHASTRSGTTAFGRFTSSKWIHDASYLTVKNLTFGYTLPNIKNYFTKARVYVSVQQALVITNYPYGNPEASLRGLSSLELGFDGTAYPVPRTIALGLNLNF, encoded by the coding sequence ATGAAAAAAACGCTACATGCCCTATGTATGATTGGTAAATACTACCTATATGGAATTGCTTTACAACTGTTGTTTATAAACCTGCTCTATGCTGCTCCGATCAATGCCCAGGGTTCTCTAGACATGAAAGAAGTTTACCTGAGCATCAGTCTGAAAGAAGCATCCTTTCCCGAAGTTTTCTCTGAAATTAAATCAAAAACTGATTTTTCATTTATTTATGATAAAAAAGTTTTTAATAAAACCAGAGCAGTAAACATAAAGGCCGATGGCCAATCCCTTGAAAGTATTTTAGTGGACCTGGCTAAAGCACATGGCCTGAGGTTCAAACAAGTGGATGACAAAATAAGTGTCCGCCTGGCAGAGGCAAAAGAACCTTCGCCTGTGATAATGGTGGATGTTACCGTAAGTGGTACTGTGGTAGATAGCAACGGGCAACCTATTCCAGGGGTAACAGTATCGGTACCTGGCACCTCCATAGGTACAGCAACAGATCTGGATGGTAAATATTCCATTTCGGTTCCTGAAGGCACCACACTTGTCTTTTCATTTATCGGCTTTGAATCCCAAAGTAAGGCTGTGGGAGACCAGAGCATTATCAATATCACGCTAACTGAAGACATGTCTTCGTTAGATGAAGTGGTGGTTATAGGATATGGTACCCAGAAACAAAGAGAAGTTACAGGATCAATCGCCATTTTGGAAGCGGGTCAACTAGAAGACCAACCTGTGGGACAGTTTGCACAAAAACTACATGGTAGGATTCCAGGAGTTCAAATAAATCAGGCTTCTGGAACTCCAGGTGGAGGTATGGCCATTCGTATAAGAGGTGCATCATCAATTAACGCTGGGAATGACCCTTTATATGTTGTCGATGGATTTCCTATTGTAGGAGACATTAACAATATCAACCCCAATGAAATCGAAACATTTTCGGTTCTAAAGGGAGCTTCTGCTGCCTCACTATATGGATCGAGGGCAGCGAATGGAGTAGTTTTAATCACTACTAAAAGAGCGAAAAAAGGAGAAACTACAATACAGTTTTCAGCAAGTTATGGCATCAACCAAATTCCTCAACAAGGAAGAAGTGAATTTATGGATGCCAAAGAATTTCTCCAATTTCAGAAGGAAATATATGAGGATAAAATTAAATATGAAGGTTATACCGGAGGCATTCCTGAGCTGTATCAGAATCCAGAACAGTATAACGGGATAAGTACAGATTGGTCAGATGTCATCTTAAGAGATGGTTCCGTAGCCAGTTATAACCTAAACATTGCCTCAGGCAAAGACAACTTTAGTACCTCAACCACCGCAGGATATTTTAAAGAAGAAGGGGCCGTTTTAAACACAGATTTTGAAAGGTTTTCCTTGCGATCCAATAATGAATATCAATTCAATGAAAATTTCAGAATCGGAGTAAACCTAGCACCTACCTTTCAAAGAAGTCAAAATTTTAATACAGATGGACATTCAGGTAGTGCAATTGTAATGGCAGCTTCATCTACTCCCCCAATTTTCTCACCCTTTGACACCAATGAAGATGGCACTTTGGTAGATAGTTATTCTGGGCCAGGTATCTTCACTCAACCTAATTGGTATAGAAATTTAATGGAATCCACTAACCGGATTAAATCTACTAGGTTATTAACCAATGCTTTTGCAGAATTAAATTTCATGGAGAACTTCACCTTCAAAAGTTCTATTTCATTGGATATTCTTGGTAGTAACAGAAGATTGTTTCAACCCTCCACTTATGGTGTTTCGGGAAATGCACCTACAAATAGAGCTCGTGCAGAATATGCTACCGAATTTTACTACTCTTGGTTAACTGAAAACACCCTTAACTACAATAGGACTATTGATGTAGACCACAACATAGATGCTTTAGTGGGGTATTCAGCCCAAAAATTCTCTCAAGAAAACACAATACTCACAGGTATTGACTTCCCTGATGATGATGTGCAATGGATAGACGCTGCAGCAATAAAAAATGGAAGTAGTAACTTGGGTGAATGGTCTCTTTTATCTCTTTTCAGCAGAGTCAATTACAATTACAAAGGTAAATATTTACTATCTGCTTCAATAAGAAGAGACGGATCGTCAAGATTTGGTGGTGAAAATCAATGGGGATCCTTTCCTGCAGCCTCAGCAGGTTGGATCATTTCTGATGAGCCTTTCCTTAGTAACTCGACTACATTTAGCTATTTAAAACTAAGGGCTGAATATGGCTATGCTGGTAATTTTAACATTGGGAATTACCGACAGTTTGGAAATATATCTTCAACAAACTATGTCATTGGAAATAGTATTGCTCAAGGTAGAAGCCCCGTATCTATTGGAAACTCTCTACTAACTTGGGAAACCACAAGAGGAATGGATATAGGTCTTGATATAAGTTTTTTAGGAGATAGGATCTATACAACATTTGATTATTACAACAAAACCACTGACAATATGCTATATCAAGTTGATATTCCTTATGCAGCTGGTTTTCCCAATATACAATCTAACATTGGAGAAATAAATATATGGGGCTATGAGTTTTCTATAGGTCATAAACTGTTAACTGAAAATTTTAAATGGAATACGGATTTTAATATTTCCTTTAACCGAAATAAAGTAATTCAATTAGGGACTAACAATACACCAATTGGGGGAATTGGTGAACAAGGTTTTTCTTCTTATTGGAAAACAGAGGTTGGAAGACAAATGCCTTTATTTTATGGTTATGTATTTGATGGAATTTACATGACTCAGGAGGAGTTTGACTCTAGTGCTAAACACATAACTTCAGCTGTGGGAACAACCAAAATGAAAGATTTAAATGATGATGGCATAATTAATAGTGAAGACAAAACCTTTCTAGGAAACCCAAATCCAAAATTCACTTTCGGATTTAACAATAGCTTTAACTATAAAAACTTCGACTTAAATATTGTTATGTCAGGGGCTTATGGAGGAGAAATCTTTGCTTTTAGAGGATGGAACACCTTATTGGACGGTAATTTCAATGTGATTACAGAAGTAAAAGATCGTTGGCGTTCTGAAGAAAATCCTGGTGCAGGGTTTCATGCGTCCACTCGTTCAGGTACAACTGCATTTGGGAGATTTACCAGTAGTAAATGGATTCATGATGCTTCCTATCTCACGGTCAAGAATTTAACCTTTGGTTACACATTACCAAATATCAAAAATTATTTCACTAAAGCAAGGGTATATGTAAGTGTCCAACAAGCGCTTGTTATTACTAATTATCCCTATGGTAACCCAGAAGCAAGTTTAAGAGGATTAAGCAGTCTAGAATTGGGTTTTGATGGAACCGCCTACCCTGTACCCAGAACCATAGCATTAGGTTTAAATCTTAATTTTTGA
- a CDS encoding 6-bladed beta-propeller, with protein MPITSSSLTYICHHKVNLNHFNPCFWLFGYLFLFIISGCNKKTQTEKQEGGIGLVIVDISESRTGKLSEFFEPEIDYIWLEDELDEAQLNVGLHQIRFYGDKIYNLDIYNCKCISIFNKAGKYIGKIDAFGEGPGEYLDFDALTFVNEELVLLGVYPRKIMWFSLEGEFLRELTLKAPFGPGVFSEFDNRYYSYNSARKTGEFFIQTLNENLQDTINFLPYYSERLESEMSGRNYFQKSKQHLYFGMTFLDTIYQFHNQQMVPMFTFDYGNYGQNLEELKRLELRDRLKIINSRVKLFFRGQYRVSEKQFYTFFSYEKKVYNLFYDREKSQSHVIEGNLINDIDEGHDPKSIGYGFEPGKVGTRIAGKDLYHALVEKKKQMGKEDFENWANSKGKNFAKTALAAKDSENPVLIVYSLK; from the coding sequence ATGCCCATTACCTCAAGCTCTCTTACTTATATTTGCCATCATAAAGTAAATCTTAATCATTTCAACCCCTGTTTTTGGCTATTTGGGTACTTGTTTTTATTTATTATAAGCGGTTGTAATAAGAAAACGCAAACTGAAAAACAAGAGGGGGGAATAGGACTGGTTATTGTAGATATTTCTGAATCCCGAACTGGGAAATTATCTGAATTTTTTGAGCCTGAAATCGACTATATTTGGTTGGAAGATGAGTTGGATGAGGCACAACTTAATGTCGGCTTACATCAAATCCGCTTTTATGGAGATAAAATTTATAACCTTGATATTTACAATTGCAAGTGCATTTCAATTTTCAATAAGGCAGGAAAGTATATAGGAAAGATAGATGCTTTTGGAGAGGGGCCCGGTGAATACTTGGACTTTGATGCTTTGACATTTGTAAATGAGGAACTGGTTTTGTTAGGGGTTTACCCTAGAAAGATAATGTGGTTCAGCCTGGAAGGGGAGTTTCTACGTGAATTGACCTTAAAAGCCCCCTTTGGTCCGGGTGTGTTTTCTGAATTTGACAACCGCTATTATTCCTACAATTCCGCGAGAAAAACAGGAGAATTTTTTATCCAAACCTTGAATGAAAATTTGCAGGATACTATTAATTTCTTGCCATACTACTCCGAAAGACTTGAAAGTGAGATGTCGGGCCGGAACTATTTTCAAAAAAGCAAACAACATCTTTATTTTGGGATGACTTTTCTCGATACCATTTATCAATTCCATAATCAACAAATGGTTCCCATGTTTACTTTTGACTATGGAAATTATGGTCAAAACCTGGAAGAATTAAAGAGACTGGAATTAAGGGATAGACTTAAAATCATTAATAGCCGTGTAAAATTATTCTTTAGAGGTCAATACCGAGTTTCAGAAAAACAGTTTTACACCTTTTTTAGTTACGAAAAGAAAGTTTACAACCTATTTTATGACAGGGAAAAATCACAATCCCATGTGATTGAAGGCAATCTAATCAACGATATCGATGAAGGGCATGATCCAAAGTCAATAGGCTATGGTTTTGAACCGGGGAAAGTGGGGACAAGAATAGCTGGTAAAGACCTTTATCATGCATTGGTGGAAAAGAAAAAGCAAATGGGGAAGGAGGATTTTGAGAATTGGGCTAATAGTAAAGGTAAAAACTTCGCAAAAACAGCCTTGGCGGCAAAAGACTCTGAAAACCCGGTGCTTATTGTTTATAGCCTAAAGTGA
- a CDS encoding isochorismatase family protein — protein sequence MPTLILSCQSAQKEEQKSNAVSEVKTVSINLRKKVKSESEANSWETVEYTESWDPKRTAIIVTDMWDRHWCESATQRVAELAPVMNKTLNNAREMGVTIIHAPSGTMDFYIDAPQRKAAMQIPSHKAPEGFPIDDWCYLDKNKEAALPIDDSDGGCDRPCVDGEPCEEMTAWTRQTADISIEDKDFITDQGQEVYNIMVENNIDHIVVMGVHLNMCVLGRPFAIRQLANLDKNVVLMRDMTDTMYNPEMPPYVDHFEGTRLVIDHVEKYWAPTMVSTDFTGDTAFAFNEK from the coding sequence TTGCCAACTTTAATTTTAAGTTGCCAATCTGCTCAGAAAGAGGAGCAAAAATCCAATGCTGTAAGTGAGGTTAAGACGGTATCAATTAACCTAAGAAAAAAAGTAAAGTCAGAGAGCGAAGCTAATAGCTGGGAAACGGTTGAATATACTGAATCCTGGGATCCTAAAAGGACGGCAATCATTGTGACCGATATGTGGGATAGGCATTGGTGTGAAAGTGCTACCCAAAGAGTGGCCGAATTGGCTCCGGTCATGAATAAAACTTTGAATAATGCCAGAGAAATGGGAGTGACCATTATCCATGCCCCAAGTGGAACAATGGATTTTTATATTGACGCACCGCAAAGGAAGGCAGCAATGCAAATTCCAAGTCATAAGGCTCCAGAAGGGTTTCCAATCGATGATTGGTGTTACCTTGACAAAAATAAAGAAGCTGCTCTACCCATAGACGACAGTGATGGGGGCTGTGATAGGCCTTGTGTCGATGGGGAGCCATGCGAAGAGATGACCGCATGGACCAGACAAACAGCTGATATTAGCATTGAAGACAAAGATTTTATCACTGACCAAGGACAGGAAGTTTACAATATTATGGTTGAAAACAATATAGACCATATAGTGGTTATGGGGGTGCATCTGAACATGTGTGTCCTGGGAAGACCTTTTGCCATCCGTCAGTTGGCCAATCTTGATAAAAATGTGGTGCTGATGCGGGACATGACTGATACCATGTACAATCCGGAAATGCCTCCTTATGTAGACCATTTTGAGGGAACTCGTTTGGTAATAGACCATGTAGAAAAATACTGGGCCCCTACAATGGTAAGTACCGATTTCACTGGTGATACTGCCTTTGCCTTTAATGAGAAATAG
- a CDS encoding RNA polymerase sigma factor has product MDFSSLPEVEIWYLIKSGNQQAFSYIYKTFSKDLYKYGHKFTQDTSLIEDVIQDLFVHIWDLKENISIKNSIKFYLFACFRRELIKKVKISNKNESLEEVHSKFKWEMSFLEILDENQIILESHNKISLALDQIPLRQKEAIYLRYIQELSYDEISKLMNVQVPSVYNLIFKGLKKLKKILPFSRRSIKIGGLIFLFIQ; this is encoded by the coding sequence ATGGATTTTTCTTCGCTCCCTGAAGTTGAAATATGGTACCTGATCAAATCCGGTAACCAACAGGCATTTTCCTATATTTATAAGACCTTTTCCAAAGATCTCTATAAATATGGTCACAAATTTACTCAAGATACAAGCTTAATAGAAGATGTCATCCAAGACTTGTTTGTTCATATTTGGGATTTGAAGGAGAATATAAGCATTAAAAATTCTATCAAATTTTACTTATTTGCTTGTTTTCGTAGAGAGCTTATCAAGAAAGTAAAGATATCTAATAAAAACGAATCCTTAGAAGAGGTACATTCTAAATTTAAATGGGAAATGTCCTTTTTAGAAATCCTTGATGAGAATCAAATAATTCTGGAATCCCATAATAAAATCAGCCTGGCCCTTGATCAAATACCCCTCAGGCAAAAAGAAGCCATTTATTTAAGGTATATCCAAGAACTTTCCTATGACGAAATTTCAAAATTGATGAATGTGCAAGTACCCTCGGTATACAATTTAATATTTAAAGGCTTAAAAAAATTAAAAAAAATCCTACCTTTTTCAAGAAGATCAATTAAAATTGGCGGACTGATATTTTTATTTATTCAATAA
- a CDS encoding RagB/SusD family nutrient uptake outer membrane protein produces MKNLIYIYIIFCFGLHSCSNDFIEIAPQASVTTANFYKTQSQFEQALIGAYASVRDAKGSIASWVMGEMRSDNTHYEYNNLNRGVSNLEREDTAGFLDDNSSSYISSKYNSCYIGIARVNQILDKIEGADFSQQVKDRIIGESKFIRALLYFELVRFFGGVSLHLEAVEGATQAYLPRSNTSEVYLAIESDLSDAIQLLPEVTFPQNGRATKGSGQVLLADVYMAQKKFSDAELALKPILTMDYELLPDYGSVFDLSNKNSKESIFEIQYQEGNQGQNSNFLYPFLPLSADVSLITGIQSQNRNAGGWNTPTQEMIDSYEEGDTRLEASIGIIEGTGPVGAMVIEKVTSPLNYITPEEKRSYAFIKKYLHPHSVENNTDDNFPIYRFSDALLLLAEALNEQGKAAEALVHLNRVRTRAGLPSSSVVNQDELQDIILHERRIEFAFENKRWLDLVRTGRAIEVMNQHGENMKALHPILRDVSYNVTQNRLLFPIPQREILIGNLEQNPGY; encoded by the coding sequence ATGAAAAACTTAATTTATATATATATTATCTTTTGTTTTGGTTTGCATTCATGTTCAAACGACTTTATTGAAATAGCTCCCCAAGCCTCAGTTACTACAGCAAATTTTTACAAAACACAATCTCAGTTTGAGCAAGCGTTAATAGGTGCCTATGCTTCTGTCAGAGATGCAAAAGGTTCCATTGCATCTTGGGTAATGGGAGAAATGAGATCCGACAATACCCATTATGAATATAACAATTTAAATCGCGGCGTTTCTAATTTGGAAAGGGAAGATACAGCTGGGTTTTTGGACGACAATTCCAGTAGTTATATTTCCAGTAAATACAACTCATGTTATATTGGAATCGCTAGAGTGAATCAGATTTTAGATAAAATCGAAGGGGCCGACTTTAGCCAACAAGTGAAAGATCGAATAATAGGGGAGTCTAAATTCATTAGGGCTTTGTTGTATTTTGAATTGGTCAGATTCTTTGGAGGGGTTTCCTTGCATCTCGAAGCAGTTGAAGGGGCAACTCAAGCCTATTTACCAAGGTCGAATACTTCCGAAGTTTACTTAGCAATTGAATCGGACTTATCAGATGCAATACAACTTCTACCAGAAGTGACTTTCCCTCAAAATGGACGCGCAACAAAGGGTTCTGGTCAAGTTTTACTTGCTGATGTTTATATGGCGCAAAAAAAATTTTCAGATGCTGAATTAGCCTTAAAACCTATTTTGACAATGGACTATGAGTTACTACCAGACTACGGGTCTGTTTTCGACCTAAGTAACAAAAATAGTAAAGAATCAATCTTCGAGATTCAATACCAAGAAGGAAATCAAGGACAAAATAGTAATTTTTTGTATCCATTTCTACCTTTATCAGCTGATGTAAGTTTAATTACAGGAATCCAATCCCAAAACAGAAATGCTGGAGGTTGGAATACTCCTACCCAGGAAATGATCGATAGTTATGAAGAAGGTGACACTCGATTAGAAGCTTCAATTGGAATTATTGAAGGTACTGGACCGGTTGGTGCAATGGTAATAGAAAAAGTTACCAGTCCTCTTAATTACATTACACCAGAAGAAAAACGCTCCTACGCATTTATTAAAAAATACTTGCATCCTCATAGTGTTGAAAATAACACTGATGACAATTTTCCGATTTACAGATTCTCAGATGCACTTTTACTACTTGCAGAAGCCCTCAATGAACAAGGTAAAGCTGCCGAAGCATTGGTTCATTTAAATAGGGTTAGGACAAGAGCTGGTTTGCCATCTTCTAGTGTAGTAAATCAGGATGAATTACAAGATATAATCCTTCATGAAAGACGTATAGAATTTGCTTTTGAAAATAAAAGGTGGTTAGATTTGGTTAGGACTGGACGTGCCATTGAAGTAATGAATCAGCATGGAGAAAACATGAAAGCCTTACATCCAATCCTGAGGGATGTAAGCTATAATGTAACCCAAAACCGATTGCTTTTCCCAATTCCACAAAGAGAAATCCTAATAGGTAATCTTGAACAAAACCCTGGCTATTAG
- a CDS encoding sulfatase family protein translates to MKIYIPILLIIIMVNACNSPQQKAENNTENNFERFRNVVFIIGDDHSTKVLGAYGNKIVKTPNLDEMAKNGVLFSHAYVNSPVCSPSRQSMITGKYPHASGVSLLSTPFPEEQISIADYLTPLGYKTAIIGKNHFNSSSNHGFENKIQKKDYLDFIKTNPPRKPADEIKSRPKWKPFKDPANIWLNADALPSTYYDEEDVGTFYAKKAIEFIQSNQNDRFCLWLGFEEPHSPFNFPIEYANKYNPENMPLPSGSQEDDRWIPEVFKDLTDEEKKGIISSYYTSVEYLDKNVGLVLNALEKAGLKESTLVIYVGDHGYLLNDHKRFEKHMMWEEAVKAPLIIQGGKALGEGKIQSELTEFVDLFPTIIEALGEKPLNNIHGKSLVPLLTEKTDKHRDYVFSEFLPDNKAMIRTNKWKYIFSTGKNDLGMGYATGFGPAGITHHLYNVEEDPKETTNLSNNPDYQEIMQELQVKLLGIFEKTHPLAGNVPASWSIEQKFVAYCEPPEESKSEETSK, encoded by the coding sequence ATGAAAATATATATTCCTATTCTATTAATAATAATAATGGTGAATGCCTGTAATTCACCTCAGCAAAAAGCAGAAAATAATACTGAAAACAATTTCGAAAGGTTCCGAAATGTTGTATTTATCATTGGAGATGATCATAGTACCAAAGTATTAGGGGCTTATGGTAATAAAATTGTAAAAACACCAAACTTAGATGAAATGGCAAAGAATGGGGTTTTATTTAGTCACGCTTACGTCAACTCTCCTGTATGTTCCCCTTCAAGGCAATCAATGATTACTGGGAAATACCCGCATGCATCAGGGGTTTCTTTACTATCAACTCCATTTCCTGAAGAACAAATATCTATCGCGGACTATTTAACTCCACTGGGTTATAAAACCGCAATCATTGGAAAAAATCATTTTAATAGTTCATCTAATCATGGATTTGAAAATAAAATACAAAAGAAGGACTATCTGGATTTTATCAAGACTAATCCTCCCAGAAAGCCAGCAGATGAAATAAAATCCAGACCGAAGTGGAAACCATTTAAAGATCCAGCAAACATTTGGCTAAATGCAGATGCATTACCCTCTACTTATTATGACGAAGAAGATGTAGGAACTTTTTATGCAAAAAAAGCAATTGAATTTATACAAAGCAATCAAAATGACCGCTTTTGCTTATGGCTTGGGTTTGAAGAACCCCATTCCCCATTTAACTTCCCCATTGAATATGCCAACAAGTACAATCCTGAGAATATGCCCCTTCCAAGTGGAAGCCAAGAGGATGACCGTTGGATTCCCGAAGTGTTTAAAGATTTAACAGATGAAGAAAAAAAGGGAATCATTTCTTCTTACTATACTTCAGTTGAATACCTAGACAAAAATGTAGGGCTCGTTTTGAATGCTTTGGAAAAAGCTGGGCTAAAAGAGAGTACATTAGTAATCTATGTAGGAGATCATGGCTATTTATTAAATGATCACAAACGCTTTGAAAAACACATGATGTGGGAAGAAGCAGTCAAAGCCCCTTTGATCATTCAAGGAGGGAAGGCTTTAGGGGAAGGGAAAATTCAATCTGAACTGACAGAGTTTGTTGACTTATTCCCCACAATTATTGAGGCATTAGGAGAAAAACCGCTGAATAATATTCACGGAAAAAGTTTGGTACCCCTTCTAACCGAAAAAACGGACAAACACCGTGATTACGTATTCTCAGAGTTTTTACCCGATAATAAAGCCATGATTCGGACTAATAAATGGAAATATATTTTTTCCACAGGTAAAAATGATTTAGGAATGGGATATGCAACAGGTTTTGGTCCAGCGGGTATTACCCATCATTTGTATAATGTAGAGGAAGATCCGAAGGAAACGACAAATCTTTCCAATAACCCCGATTACCAAGAAATTATGCAAGAATTACAAGTGAAATTACTCGGAATTTTTGAAAAAACTCATCCTTTGGCTGGCAATGTGCCAGCGTCATGGAGTATCGAACAAAAATTTGTTGCCTATTGCGAGCCTCCAGAGGAAAGTAAATCTGAGGAAACTTCTAAATAG